atgtggggaagagaagaagggtgaGCTGCTAAGGAAATTGGAGAGCCCTGGGCTTGGGTTTTGAGAGGAAACTGCAGTAGCTGATTAGGAGATAATGTCCCAGAAGGGAAAGTTGTCATGGGTCAGGGATTTTCATGGGTCAGGGGATGGACACAGAATGCTGACCACAACCCACTGCCCCACTAAGGCTCCAGTTTGGCCTAATTTAGTGGAGGGAATTCATACTGAAGTCATGGCTCCATTCCTAATTTAGAATTCATCCCCAGGGGAGAACAGGTCAACTGACTCTCCTCTAACATGGcttccctgccttcctccaggGACATAacaagactgtagactgtaagctcattgtgggcagagaggtctgttataatgttgtacgctcccaagcacttagtacagtgctctgcacacagtaagtgctaaatatagtTGACTGACTAAGGAGGAAAGACTGGGGGAACCAgttccctgggtctcagtcctGTTGCAGGGACCGGTGTACACATCAGCCAGTAGGCCCAGGGGTTCAGGCTTCGCTCTCTTCATTTCATTCTGTAAATTTCCATCCATGTGACGGGCCCCTCAAAACCTTGGCCAGCAGTAGGTCGCTAGTGTTTGGAGCCTGATCCTtagttcttttatttttttctttgtttgtttcATGCCTTCCTGGGCCCTGGGAAAGGGGGCTCGCTGGCCAACCAGCTGGGCTACCAGTTCAGCCATTAAGGTGGTTGGCACAGCCAGTTCCAAGCGGATGATGAAGAGTTGGGAGAGGAGGGTAGGGAGTGCTGATCTTCAAGAGCGCAGTCCATTCCTCCAGCAGGATTGATTCCCTGAATCAGAGCCAGATGCCAGTGGTGGCCCCCACCCGCTGCTGCTCTTGGGGGTCACAGTGACCCAGGAGTTAGAGGGGAGGCGAGTGGCTCAGGGCCATCCCAGGGGCCAGATTGAATCTAGACCTCTGTCCTCGAGGATGGAAAAGGCAACCTCTGTGCCTGCCACTCACAACTCCCGTGTCCTTGTCAGGGCAACCATGCTGGCTGGACATCCTCTCCTCACTGCCCACGGTGCCCCTGGCACATGGAAGAGACAAGACCTCAGATGAATACTGACCCGTTCCTATCCTTCTCTTTGGCTGCAGGGGGCTTCTGGCTGGGTGTGGaccaggaaggggcagagggcacCCTGTCGTGGACGGGCACCCTGTTTGGAGTGCTGGCCAGCCTCTGCGTCTCGCTCAATGCCATCTTGACCAAAAAGGTGCTCCCGGCCGTGGATGGCAGCATCTGGCGCCTAACCTTCTACAACAACGTCAATGCCTgcatcctcttcctgcccctcctcctgctgctggggGAACTGCACACACTCGCCGCCTTCGACAAGCTGACCAGTGCCCACTTCTGGGGCATGATGACCCTGGGGGGGCTCTTCGGCTTTGCCATCGGCTACGTGACCGGCCTGCAGATCAAGTTCACTAGCCCCCTGACCCACAACGTGTCCGGGACGGCCAAGGCCTGCGCTCAGACCGTGCTGGCCGTCCTGACCTACGAGGAGACCAAGAGCTTCCTCTGGTGGACGAGTAACCTGATGGTGTTGGGGGGCTCTTCCGCCTACACCTGGGTCaaggggctggagatgaagaagtCACAGGAAGAGCCCGGCCCCAAAGCTGGGGAGAAGGGCGAGACTGGGGTCTGagcccaccccctacccccacaATGGGTCGAGTCTGGTCCCGGGGCGGGGTACAGGAAGGGGGAAATACTCAGGGgtaagaggaaaggtgggggaaggTATTGTCTGTGGATCCGGAGACCTTGGCTCGTAGGGAGTTTGATTGAAGTCTGGGTTCTGGACCAGAGGGCTGCAGGGGTGGAGTCGATGGAGTTGATCTTGAGatttggggggtggaggaggggagttaccttttttttaaaaaaaacaaacactatTGGAAATCTGCCAGCCTCCTTTCAAGCCCTTCTCCCCACTGCCACCACCCTGGGAGAAGGGACCAGTGGGGGACATTCCACTTGTGAAGCAAATTGGGTCTAACCTAAGGGCTGGTTCCTATGGTGCAACCTGGAGTAAAAGGGTATTCTCCAGGCACCGGTCTGTTTTTGTCTGcaaatcagtcggtcagtcagctgtatttattgagcatttactgtgtgcagagcactgtccttagcacttgagagagtttccTTGCTGCTCTCTGGCACAGTGTGCTTGTGTGTGAATcaatttcccccacccccagtacaCAGGAGTGACCATGATGAAAATGCAGCAGGGTGCTGGGGGAGTTAGGAAAGGAGGCCAGTGGGTGAGCAAGATGTCTCCAAGCATGGGCTTCCTGAATTGAGTGTGGAGTATTTTCTGGGGGAATTTTGGTGCTGTCAGGGTTAAGTGGCCATaggcacagacacacacccagagCCCCAGGGCTTCCTTGGCCAGCAGCAATGCTTCCTGTAAGAAAGAAATTACAAACTTTGCCAGTGGCAGGAAATGAGGAAAATGTCCACAaaatggaagaggaggtgggggtgcACTGGAGAATGCTGGTGATTCATGTGATCAGAAAATGCCATAGTTTGGTAATATGGGACCCTGAGGAGGAAGGGGCAATAATCAGACCTCCCCACCCATTCCACTCCCCCAGACCAAACCTGCAGCTCTGCAGGCCTCTGGTCCTGGTTCCCTGAAAGCCCCAACCTGGTGGGTAATATCCATGGGCAAAGATGACTCCCTTCCAAGACTGTCTTGGCTGGGGCTGGCAGACTCTGAGGTTCAGCACTCATGAGTTGTGGCCCAACCTATTCTGGGTGGAATTTGGGGGGTTGGAGTCCAGACAAGTGAAGCCCTAGGCCAGTGCTGCTATTTCCAGCATCAGATTTTTGAAAAGCTGGCTGAGGCTTCTGCTTGCTATGGCTTTGgattagactagactgtaagctcgatttgtcagggaatgtgtgcttattgttatattgtactctcccaagtgcttggtacagtgctctgcacacagtaagcgttcaataaatatgattgaattaatgaattgggtGGCTCAGGCCTTACTAGCTTATCACTAAAGCATAATTGAGCCTGGGGGGCTTTCCAGAGAAACTAGAAATCCCCCAGCAGGATGTTTCAGATGGATTTCTGAGTCGTGTTCTTGGGTCCAGGCTCCTGAATCCCATTACCTGAAATGCTGCTCTTGCCTGTTTGAGCACCCGACTTCTGTTCCCCTGAGGAAGCGTTGAGGGGGGCCCCCTGAGCCCACGAGCTGGGCTCATCCTGGTCCTTCAGCCAATTCCTTCTGACCCCTCACCCCCTTGAAACACTAAGGCATTTTGTACTGTGTCTTTAAGGGAGGAACCTGGGCACTCAGACTCTTAACCCTCTCCATACACCTTGTCAGTGGCACCAAGGTGGGGTCTCGCACCCAATCCCCACCTTCCCAATCTCAATTTGGATGATTTTTATATTGGAACTGGTGGTGTAGCAGCCCAACCCGGCTTACTTGTTGAACTTGTTTAATAAAAGAGCAGTGAATgccaaggggaggagagagaggtggatGAGACTCACTATACCCATTTGACTAAGAATTGCACATTATGGaccatttccttttccttgtGATTTattaaaatgcaataataatgatatttagtaagtgcttaatctgtgctacttggggtagataccaaataatctAACCacacaaagtccatgtcccacacagagctcacaatccaagagttAGGGAGAGTGCATCTTTTATCACCAGTGCACGGAGAAGACTGAGGCtgagaggtcaaatgacttgcccgagatggAACTAGATGGGATTTTGGAATCAGTTTATTTTACAAAATTCTGAGGGAGGTGTGCAGGCATTTGGAGTTGAAAATGTGGCCCTGGTGCCCCCCACCTCACATCAGCATCCAACCAGGAAATTGGGGAAGTGGGATGGAGTGGTCTCTGTTTTCTGCCTGAAGTTTGGGGTCttcaagtcagggagaggaggtggggattgTGGTAGCAGCATTCTCTGTATCCTATTCTACCCCCATGttaatttcccctcctcccccagaaaGCAGCCCCAATATCCTCTCCAACTCCTGACAGTAGGTCTTTCATTAGGCTCACCCATCAAAGATTCCCCGGCTTCCAAAGAGCTTTGGGGTGAGGCTAGGGGTAAGACAGTGCCCTGGCCCTCTGCCTTCCATGACCTCTTTACCCTCATAAAAACATATCACCTAACTTTAAATCTAATTTAGGGCCTTAGAACTGCAAGTGAAATAAGGACACAAATAAGAACAGCATACAAAGTTTGGCTGAAGTGCAAGAGTCCTGTTGTTCTGAGCCAGCCTCACCCAGGGGTGCTAAaagtttgtggggcagggaaagaggggcTAGGAGGTAGGGACCTGTTTCTCTCCCAGCTGATGAATCCCTTTCCctgtctgtttctcagtttcctcacccatagGGGAGACTCGTCCTACCATTCCCGGGAAGCAGAAAGGGTGCAGTAACATTTGGGAGAAAGAAATTGCAGTTATACCTTCaagggatttggatgggaagcagACCACAAAGGCCTTTGTAAAGCAGAGCCCTTTTATAAGCATATTAAAGCTTTATGCCTTCCCAAAACACCTGCCTTGAAGTAATTCTAGGCCATTATTCCACCCACGCAGGAGAGAGAAAACCCAGAAGGAAGAGGCTGAAATCTCACCCACgcaggagagaaagaaaaccCAGAAAGAAGAGGCTGAAATCTGTCTGCCTCCAAACACCTTCcagccgttattattataattaagcatttaccatcCTCAGTGGATTCacaaataataactggtattcgttaagctcttactatgcatcggacactgtgcctcagttacctcatctgaaatatggggacttagactgtgagccccccgtgggacaacctgatcaccttgtaaccgccccagcgcttagaacagtgctttgcacatagtaagcgcttaataaatgctatcattattattattactaagtactggggtagatacaagaaaatcaggttccacacagtacctgtcccacatagggctcagagtctcaatccccattttacagatgaggtaactgaggcccagagaagtgaaatgacttgcataaATGGCCAGACAACCTTCACTGGAGAGCAGGGAAGCAATTCTGACCCTAATAAATCCGTCTAGATGCCTGTGAAATGGGGGCCTTTtcttaacaataattgtggtattaattaaacattatgtgccactgttctgggtgctggggagagatataagataatcaggtcagacacagtcccttgtccaagatggggctctcattctttggtatttgttaataataataataataattgatgatgataatggcatttgttaagcgcttactatgtgcgaagcactgttctaagcactggggaggatacaaggtgatcacgtcccacatggggctcacaatcttaatcctcattttacagacgaggtaacaggctcagagaagttaagtgacttgtccaaggtcacacagcagatgtgggggagctggaattagaacccatgacctctgactcccaccctgtgctctttccactgagccatgctgcttctcaagtgcttaagtgttaagtgcttactgtgtgccaggcacagtactaagcactggggtagatacaagttaattaggttggacacagtccctgcctgacacggggctcacaatcttaatccccacttcacagatgaggtaaccaaggcatagagaagttaagttacttgcccaaaatcatccagcaggcaagtggcagagtgggaattagaacccaggtccttctgactctcaggcctgtgctgtttccactagaccactctccatctccagcctgtcacctccttctctgtccctctcagcCTCAGGAATTTGTGGCTGGATTGCCACCTCTAAAGTGGTGGGGTCCCCTCAGCAAAGGGAGCTGTGATAATATGGGAATGGGCCCCTTTTCTAGTTGGGAAAAGTAAGGTATAGGGAAGGAACTTGGCTGAGGGGTTCCAATGGGGGCAGACCTGGACTCATTTTAGAACAGGGATTATATTCTGGTTTGTTTTGGGTTTGGGTTTTGAGTGGGAggtgatttaagcacttactatgcacctggcaatgtactaagcaccagggtagatacacactaatggaacttttaatccccattttacaaatgaggtaactgaagcacagagaaattaaatgacttgcccaaggccacacagcagaaaacctAGCATTAGAACctaactccttctgactcccagcttgtgctctatccactaggccacattgcttctcctgccCCACTGCTACCACTGGTTGTGGTTTACTTTGAGATTTTCTACAGGTTGGCTAACACCCCCTTCTCCAAAACTTTCTCCTGTAACTCTTGCAGCTAGTCATGGCCTTGGGGTTAAAATTCTCTCCCTTGAATTGAGTGCATGGCCTTCTCCCCATGAAGATTGGCTTAACCCCTGACCAGCCCCTGGGCCCAGCTGAACCTCCAAGAACAACCAAGGAAGCGTATACCCCTTCCTCCCCTACAACGTCAATAGCAGGATGGAGCCATTTCTTCAGTCAGCCCCAGGTTTCTAGCTCAGTATTGTGGGTTGATTGGACATTGACCCTCcagccagttataataataataattacagtatttgttaagtgcttattatgtgccaggcactgtactaagcacagttatcaggcaaccattcattcatccattcagtcgcatttattgagcgcttactgtgtgcagagcactgtattaagcgcttgggaagtacaagttggcaacatatagagacggtccctacccaacagcaggctcacagtctagaaaggggagacagacaacaaaacaaaacatattaacaaaagaaaataaatagaatagtaaatatgtacaagtaaaatagagtaataaatctgtacaaacatatatacaggtgctgtgggaaggggatggaggtgggccgggggtgatggggagggggagaggaaggagggggctcagtctgggaaggactcctggaggaagtgagctctccgtagagctttgaagggagggagagaactagcttggcggatgctcagagggagggcattccaggccagggggaggacgtgggctgggggtcaatggtgggacaggcgagaacgaagcacagtgaggaggttagcggtggcagagtagtggagggtgcgggcttggctgtagaaggaaagaagggaggtgagataggagggggcgaagtgatggacagccttgaagctgagagtgaggagtttttgcctgatgcgtaggttgattggtagccactggagattttttgaggaggggagtaacatgcccagagcgtttctgcacaaagatgatccgggaagcagggtgaagtatagactgaagtggggagagacaggaggatgggagatcagagaggaggctgatgcagtaagccagtcgggataggatgagagattgaaccagcagggtagtggtttggttggagaggaaagggtggttcttggcgatgttgccaAGGTGAGACCGggagtttttggtgatggattggatgtgaggggtgaacgagagagtggagtcgaggatgacaccaaggttgcgggcttgtgagacgggaaggatagtagtgccgtcaacagtgatgggaaagtcagggagagggcagggtttgagagggaggacaaggagttcagtcttggacatattgagttttagatggcgggcagacatccagatggagatgtcttgaaggcaggaggaggcacgaacctgaagagagggagagagcaggggcagagatgtagatctgggtgtcatcagcgtagagatgatagatgaagccgtgggagcgaatgagttcaccaagggagtgagtgtagatagggaacaaaAGAGGACCAAGAAgttacccttgaggaacccctacagtaaggggatgggagggggaggaggagcccacaaaggagactgagaatgaacggccagagagataagagggagcCAGGGTGAGGCTTAGGGAGGCTGAGGAAGGCAGGGTGAGGAGACACGCAACAAAGGGCTCCAATCCCAggccctcctccctctggtcccAGAAAAGGTACCAGGTATGGAATTCCATGAACCATGAATCCCCTCCCAGTGCCGATTCTAGTCTAATCTCATCTGCTCTTGTGGATacaaagggcagggcagggctagGATAGTCAGGGTTTTCACAAGTGTCTTCCTCGTCCCCTTGACTTCTGTTGAGAAGGTTGGGGaaagggaatcattcattcaatcatatttattgagcgcttactgtgtgcagagcactgtactaagcgcttgggaagtacaagttggcaacatatagagacggtccctacccaacagcgggttcacagtctagaagggggagacagacaacaaaacaaaacatattaacaaaataaaataaatagaataaatatgtacaagtaaaataaatagaataataaatatgtacaaacatatgtacaggtgctgtggggaggggaaggaggtaaagtggggggggagggggagaggaaggagggagctcagtctgggaaggcctcctggaggagatgagcgcgcgcacacacacacacacacacacacacacaggcagtcaatcatacgtattgaacgctgacagtgtgcagagcactgtactaagcgcttgggacagtacaacaatataactgtgtccaacctgattaccttgtttgtatggggaagcagcgtggctcagtggaaagagcacgggcttgggagtcagaggtcatgggttttaatccccgtctaatcactcttctaagctctggggaggttacaaggtgatcaggcaggttgtcccatggggggctcactgtattaatccccattttccagatgaggtaactgaggcacagagaagttaagcgacttgcccaaagtcacacagctgacaactggcaggatttgaacccatgacctctgattctcctcTCTCTGCCAGCACAATTCCCAGCAAATGGGATGATGTGTTGTGGGCCAAACTGCTCTGCCTCTGACCTTCACAGCTATATTGAGGACTCTGGATACAACATGGGAGATAATTCTGTGCCCTTTGGTTTCCCTACTTCCCCTGTGAGCCTCATTGAGCATCTCCAGGGGCTGGCATTCTCCCCTCACAGTGGTGCCACTTTTGTCCCTTGGGGTTCTGGGAAGAAGGGTCCGTGTATATGTAAAGTCAGTGATTCTTGTTGGGGCTgctaaaggagaggggaagactgGGCCAAACTCTGCTGGTGATTTTTCTTGAGACCTAGAAGGGGTTAtttcacaaaataataatgataataatggtggtgatatttgctaatcaatcaatggtatttactgagtgcttactgtgtgcgaagcaagcattaagtacttggaagagtacaggagaagcagcatggcttactggaaagagcacgggcttgggagtcagaggtcatcatcatcatcatcaatcgcatttattgagcgcttactatgtgcagagcactgtactaagcacttgggaagtacaaatcggcaacatatagagacagtccctacccaacagtgggctcacagtctaaaagggggagacagagaacaaaaccaaacatactaacaaaataaaataaataggatagatatgtacaagtaaaataaataaataaatagagtaataaatatgtacaaacatatatacatatatacaggtgctgtggggaagggaaggaggtaagatgggggggatggaggggggacgagggggagaggaaggaaggggctcagtctgggaaggcctcctggaggaggtgagctctcatgaggcagggcctaatggatcatgggttctaattcagcccctgccacttgtcagctgtgtgactttgggcaagtcacttaacttctctgtggctcagatacctcactgtaaaatggggaagaagactgtgagcgccacgagggacaacctgattatcttatttcaaccccagcgcttggagcagtcctgggcacatagtaagtgcttaacaaatgccatcattattattattactgtgcaacagagttgatagaaatattccctgcccacaatgagcttaaagtctagagggggagacaggtattaatataaataatgtatagataggtacataaatgctgttggtctGAGGGGGGAGGTAaaaaccaaatgcccaaagggtatgtgtcaagcactgtaataaatggtggggcggacacaaaataatcagtttggacacagtcccttgtccctcatcaggctcacagtttaaataggagagcCGATatagaatctccactttacagatgaggaaactgaagcagagagaaggtaagtgactggcccaaggacacTTTTTTCACTTTTATTGTCCTGCACTCAGTAGGATTGCCAGCTGCTCTCCTTTTGAAAGCAGAGGTGTGTTCCAGGGAAGGGCTGATGAGCTGGGAATGTGGGGAAAAAAGTAGGCTGGCTGACCTAGACATCAGAAGGACCAGTAGCCCCAAGAATGAACGACCACCCAAGTCTGCACAAAAGGCAGAAGCAATGATATACTCCTGTGAAACCCAAACCTAGGAGAGGAAGTATTTCTACAAATATCCAGAGATGAAACAGCCAATTCAGAGTTTGGAGACTCACCAAACCCCAGGGAGATAGTAATCCTGGTAttgatttgttcagcactttttgAAAAGCTCTAGATAAAAAACCCCAGCCCTGTCAGAAATCCATTTGGGCTAAAATGAACAGATTGAGACTTAAAAGCTGCAATGGTATtggtatccatcaatcagtggtatttgtgcaatttactgtgtgcagaacactgtactaagcacttgggagaatacaatagaacaaaaagAAAATGAACAAAAGTCCATACTACTGGCTAGTTAATAAgaaacatttatttagcactttcacATCTGCTAAGCACTAGCATTTGCCTTCATTGGTTACTCCTCATGAAGACTCCCTGAATGTGTCCATGTTATtaacaatttacagatggggtgaagAGTTtgggagtttcattcattcatctggatttattgagcccttactgtgtgactaagcgcttggaagagtacaatacaccaataaacagacacattccctgcccacaacgagcatacagtctagaggtggggagacagacatcaatacaaataaattaaagatatgtatataagtgctgttgggctgggagggagtaagagccaagagagcaagtcagggtgatgcagaaggaagtgggagacgaggaaagttggggcttaatctgggaagacttttTTGGAAGAGagttttctcaaagtcacacagtagtatAGGAGTAATGGGTGAACTGAAGACACAAAGTCTGGGCTATTTTCAGAACCTGGCTAAGCACACAGAACTACTAGGCCCTTTTTTTTGgagtctccccatcccccctcataCATTACTGACTGGGAAGTAGCACCCGATAAAATAGCTCTggtggaaagagaggagggggagcaccATGTACAGTTCCATGTTGTCAGGATGGATGCAGCAAGAACGGAAACCAGATGGTCAGCAGGCTCCTCGCTGCATTGGGAAATTCTTCAGGCCTTTTAAGGTTTTGTGTCAGTGAAGTCCCTTACCATCCGGGGTCTCTGGGCTAAGAGGGCAGACCTGTAAGAATGTGCAGCTTTAGATGGATAGATCTGGGC
This genomic stretch from Tachyglossus aculeatus isolate mTacAcu1 chromosome 22, mTacAcu1.pri, whole genome shotgun sequence harbors:
- the SLC35C1 gene encoding GDP-fucose transporter 1 isoform X2 — protein: MALSGTSDSPGEEEDDPGKEKPFILRALQIALVVSLYWFISITMVFLNKYLLDSPSLRLDAPLFVTFYQCLVTVLLCKGLGLLALCFPGTLDFPSVRMDPKVSRSVLPLSLVFIGMISFNNLCLKYVGVAFYNVGRSLTTVFNVLLSYLLLKQTTSFYALLTCGVIIGGFWLGVDQEGAEGTLSWTGTLFGVLASLCVSLNAILTKKVLPAVDGSIWRLTFYNNVNACILFLPLLLLLGELHTLAAFDKLTSAHFWGMMTLGGLFGFAIGYVTGLQIKFTSPLTHNVSGTAKACAQTVLAVLTYEETKSFLWWTSNLMVLGGSSAYTWVKGLEMKKSQEEPGPKAGEKGETGV
- the SLC35C1 gene encoding GDP-fucose transporter 1 isoform X1 translates to MNRTPLKRSGILRMALSGTSDSPGEEEDDPGKEKPFILRALQIALVVSLYWFISITMVFLNKYLLDSPSLRLDAPLFVTFYQCLVTVLLCKGLGLLALCFPGTLDFPSVRMDPKVSRSVLPLSLVFIGMISFNNLCLKYVGVAFYNVGRSLTTVFNVLLSYLLLKQTTSFYALLTCGVIIGGFWLGVDQEGAEGTLSWTGTLFGVLASLCVSLNAILTKKVLPAVDGSIWRLTFYNNVNACILFLPLLLLLGELHTLAAFDKLTSAHFWGMMTLGGLFGFAIGYVTGLQIKFTSPLTHNVSGTAKACAQTVLAVLTYEETKSFLWWTSNLMVLGGSSAYTWVKGLEMKKSQEEPGPKAGEKGETGV